The genomic DNA GATTTCGGCGGCCTTGCGAACCGCGTCTTCCGCACCGATGGTGCCGTTGGTTTCGATATCGAGCACCAGCTTATCGAGGTTGGTGCGCTGCTCGACACGAGCCGCGTCCACTTCGTAAGCCACACGCAACACCGGCGCGAACGACGCGTCGAGCTGCAGGCGACCGATCGGGCGAGCCTCTTCATCCGGATGCTGGCGCGTGCTGGCCGGCTGATAGCCGACGCCGCGACGCACCTTCAAGCGCATGTTGAGGGCGATATCCTTGGTCAGGTGACAGATCACATGCTCAGGATTGATGATTTCTACCGAGTGATCGACCGCGATGTCGCCAGCGGTGACCACACCCTTGCCCTTCTTGGCCAAGGTCAGGGTGACTTCGTCACCCGTATGCTGACGAATCGCCACGTCCTTGAGGTTCAGCAGGACTTCGATCACGTCCTCCTGCAAACCTTCCAGAGTGGTGTACTCGTGCAGCACGCCATCGATTTCTACCTCGACGATGGCAGAGCCAGGGATCGAGGAAAGCAGCACGCGACGCAACGCATTGCCCAGAGTGTGGCCGAAGCCACGTTCGAGAGGCTCGACCACCACTTTGGCGCGGTTGGATCCGAGCTGCTCGACACTGAGGCCACGCGGCCGCAGCACGCTAGTTGACGAAACTGCCATGCAGAGCTCCGGTTGATTACTTCGAGTAAAGCTCGACGATCAGGCTTTCGTTGATGTCGGACGGCAGATCACCGCGATCCGGCGTCGACTTGAAGGTGCCTTCGAACTTCTTGGAGTCGACTTCGACCCACTGCGGACGCAGGTCCATGGTGTCGAAGACGGTTGCCGCTTCCTGCACGCGCAGCTGAGTGCGAGCGCGCTCGGTCAAGGCAATCGCATCGCCCGGACGAACCTGGTACGACGGAATGTTCACCTTCTTGCCGTTCACCAGCACAGCCTTGTGGCTGACCAGCTGACGAGCCTGGGCGCGGGTTACCGCGAAGCCCATGCGATAGACGACATTGTCAAGGCGGCTCTCAAGCAGGCGCAGCAGGTTCTCACCCGTGTTGCCCTTGAGGTTGGACGCCTTGGTGTAGTAGTTGCTGAACTGACGCTCGAGCACACCGTAGATACGCTTGACCTTCTGCTTTTCACGCAGCTGGTTGGCGTAGTCGGACATGCGCATGCGCTTGTTGGCGCCATGCTGACCGGGCTTGTTTTCCAGTTTGCACTTGGAGTCGATGGCGCGAGCCGGACTCTTCAGGCTGAGATCTGCACCCTCACGACGGGCGAGTTTGCAGGTAGCTCCACGATAACGGGCCATGGGTATGCTCCTTAGACTCGACGCTTCTTGGGGGGACGGCAGCCGTTATGCGGAATCGGCGTGACGTCGATGATGTTGAGCACCTTGTAGCCCAGTGCATTCAAAGAACGCACAGCGGACTCACGACCCGGACCCGGGCCCTTGATGCGCACTTCGACCGTCTTCACACCGTAATCGCCTGCAGCGCGGCCAGCCTTTTCGGCGGCAACCTGGGCAGCGAACGGGGTGGACTTGCGCGAACCGCGGAAACCCGCGCCGCCTGCAGTAGCCCACGACAGAGCGTTGCCCTGACGATCGGTGATGGTGACGATGGTGTTGTTGAAGGAGGCCTGCACGTGAGCCACGGCATCCGTGACAACGCGCTTGATCTTCTTCTTGGTCTTAACCGGCTTAGCCATGTTTGGAATCCGTTACTTCTTGATCGCGCGACGGGGACCCTTGCGGGTACGTGCGTTGGTACGCGTGCGCTGGCCGCGCACCGGCAGGCCACGGCGGTGGCGCAGACCGCGGTAGCAACCCAGATCCATCAGACGCTTGATGGCGATACCCACCTCGCGGCGCAGATCGCCTTCAACGACGTACTTGCCGATTTCGGCACGAAGCTTTTCAACTTCGCCTTCACTGAGGGACTTGATGGCCGTGGTGGGAACCACGCCAGCGTCCGCACAAACCTTCTTGGCCCGGCTGCGACCGATACCATAAATGCTTTGCAGGCCAACCCAGACATGCTTCTGGACCGGCAAATTGACACCCGCGATGCGCGCCATGATGTACTTTCTCCGATGCGTTTCGTGCGCGGTAAACGCGCAATTCTAACCTGAATTAACCCTATAGGAAAGCCCTGCGGCACCCTGTGCCGCCGCTCCCCGGTTCCAGCCCTTACTCCACCGCCCCAGCAGCCATCAGTTGCGGCGGAGATTGGCCTTCTTGAGCAGACTTTCGTATTGGTGACTGACCAAGTGCGCCTGCACCTGAGCAGTGAAGTCCATCACCACAACCACCACGATCAGCAGAGAGGTGCCGCCGAAGTAGAAAGGAACATGCCAAAGATTCTGCATAAACGTCGGGACCAAGCAGACCAGCACCAGATAGATCGCTCCGATACCGGTAAGCCGGGTCATCACGCCATCGATGTAGTTAGCCGTCGCATGACCCGGGCGGATACCCGGAATCAATGCACCCGAACGCTTCAAATTGTCCGCCGTTTCCTGGGAGTTGAACACGATTGCCGTATAGAAGAAGGCAAACGTGATCACCAGCACCGCGAACAAGATGTCGTGCAAAGGCTCGCCCGGGGCCAAGGCCTGGACCAGATCCTGCAACCAGCGCGCCTGATGACCCTGACCGAACCACGTTGCTGCGGTAGTCGGGAACATCAACAGGCTCGACGCGAAGATCGGCGGAATGACGCCCGCCATATTGATCTTCAGCGGCAGGTGCGAGGTCTGGTTCATGTAGGCCCGCTGCCCGCCGGATCGCCGCGCGTAGTTCACGGTAATGCGCCGTTGGGCGCGCTCCATGAACACCACGAAGGCGGTTACCGCGAGAATCAACGCGATCACCATGATCAGGCGCAGCACCGAGAGTTCGCCGTTATTGGCCATGGTCAGCGTGTGCGCAACCGCACCCGGCAGACCCGCCACGATACCGGCGAAGATCAGCAGCGAAATACCGTTACCGATACCCCGCTCGGTGATCTGCTCACCCAGCCACATCAGGAACATCGTGCCGGCGGTAAGACCGACGATCGACGCCATGATGAAACCGAAACCCGGCGTGTAGACCACCGGCGCTCCGCCCTGGGCGACCTGCTTCTGCAGGGCAACCGCAATGCCGAACGCCTGGAAGGCCGCCAAGCCCACCGTGCCGAAGCGTGTGTACATGGTCATCTTTCGACGACCCGACTCACCCTCTTTACGCAGTGCCTGCAGGCTCGGGATCACCGAACCCATCATCTGCACCACGATCGACGCCGAAATGTATGGCACGACGCCCAGTGCGAACACCGAGAAACGTGCCAGCGAACCGCCCGAGAACATGTTGAACATGTTCAGCAGGCCGCCGCCCTGTTCGATCAGGTTCGTCATGGCTTCGGGGTTGACGCCCGGAACCGGAATGAACGAACCGAGACGGAAGACGATCAGCGCACCAAGCACAAAGAAGATGCGCTGACGCAGTTCCGTCAGCTTACCGAGCGATCCGAGCGATGAGCCCTGGGCAGCCGCCACGTGATTACTCCACGCTGCCGCCGGCAGCTTCAATAGCTGCCTTGGCGCCGACCGTTGCCAGAATGCCGATCAACTTCACCGCGCGGCCGATCTCGCCCTTGGCGACGACCTTGACCTTCTTGGCGCGGCTGTCGATCAGACCTGCCTGGTGCAGAACGACCGGATTGATCTCGTCCACCTTCAGGTTGGCCAGCTGATACAGGAAAACTTCCTGGCTCTCGGCCTTCTTCAGCGAACGGAAACCGACCTTCGGCAGGCGGCGCTGCAGCGGCATCTGACCGCCTTCGAAACCGTACTTATGGGTACCGCCCGCGCGAGCGTGCTGACCCTTGTGACCGCGACCGGCGGTCTTGCCCAGGCCCGAACCGATACCGCGACCGACGCGCAGACGCGTCTTGCGGGAACCGGCGGCCGGCTTGATGTCGTTAAGACGCATGATGCTTACTCCTCAACCCGCACGAGGTAATAGACCGTGTTGATGAGGCCACGCACCTGCGGGCTGTCCTTCAACTCACGGACGTCGTTGAGCTTGTTCAGGCCGAGCGCCTTCACGCTCAGGCGATGACGGCTCTGCACACCGCGCAGGCCCTTGACCAGGCGAACGCGAACGGTCTTGTCATTGTTAGCCATTGCCCAGCACCTCTTCCACGGTCTTGCCACGCTTGGCAGCGATCTGCTTCGGCGAGGCGACGGCCTGGAGGCCCTTGATGGTGGCGCGAACCAGATTGATCGGGTTGCGCGAACCGACGGCCTTGGCCAAAACGTTCTTGACGCCGACCACTTCCAGCACAGCGCGCATCGCGCCGCCGGCGATGACGCCGGTACCTTCGGAAGCCGGCTGCATGAACACGCGAGCAGCGCCGTGGTTGGCCTTGATGGCGTACCACAGGGTGCCGTTGTTCAGGTCGATGCTCACCATGTTGCGGCGAGCGCGTTCCATGGCCTTGGAGATGGCGACCGGCACTTCGCGCGCCTTGCCATAGCCGAAGCCAACCTTGCCCTCGCCGTCGCCGACGACGGTCAGCGCGGTAAAGCTCATCTGGCGGCCACCCTTGACGGTCTTGGCCACGCGGTTAACGGCAATCAGCTTCTCGAGCAGGCCGTCTGAATTTTCGCGATCGGTAGAAGACATGAATTCTTTTCCGTATGCCCGGACTATCCGGGACTTTTCTTGCGGCTGAGCCGCTTGGAGTTGTTAGGTATTGCGTATGGAGTCGGGCGCCGGTTACATCAACGCCCGAATCCAAAAGTTTTTAGAACTTCAGGCCCGCTTCGCGCGCCGCATCGGCCAGAGCCTTGATGCGACCGTGATAACGAAAGCCCGAGCGATCGAATGCCACAGACTCGATACCGGCAGCCATGGCACGCTCGGCCACCGCCTTGCCCACGGCCGCGGCCGCTTCGAGGTTCTTGGTGCCCTTCAGGCCTTCGGCGACCGACTTCTGCACGGTGGACGCTGCAGCGACGACGTTCTTGCCCGAAGCGTCGAACACCTGTGCGTACAGGTGCTGCCCGGTGCGATGCACCGACAGACGAGCCACGGCCAGCTTGCGGATATGCGAGCGGGTCGACTTGGCGCGACGCAGGCGGGATTCATTCTTGTTCATAGGTTCTCTCCAGAAAGCGGATAGGCGAGCGCTTTGCAGCGCATTAAGCCTTCTTAGCTTCCTTCAGGGTGATCTTCTCGCCGGAATAACGCACGCCCTTGCCCTTGTAGGGTTCCGGCGGACGATAACCACGGATCTTGGCAGCGACTTCGCCCACCAGCTGCTTGTCCGAACCCTTGATCAGGATTTCGGTCTGCGACGGGGTTTCGAGGCTGATGCCTTCCGGCGCCTTGAACACCACCGGGTGCGAAAAGCCCAGGCTGAGGTTCAGGTCCTTGCCGGCCATGGCAGCGCGGTAACCGACGCCGACCAGCTCGAGCTTGCGCTCGTAACCGTCGGACACGCCCTTGACCATGTTGGCCAACAGCGCACGCGCCGTACCGCCAAACTTGTCCTCGGCGCCTTCGGCAACCTGGATATTGACCGTGCCGTTATCGACGGCAACCGTGACGCCCGGCAGATGATGCGTGGACAGGGTGCCCTTGGGACCCTTCACCGAGATGCTGTTCTCGGCGACGTTCAGTTCCACGCCCTTCGGCAGCGAAATCGGCTTTTTGG from Dyella sp. GSA-30 includes the following:
- the rpsE gene encoding 30S ribosomal protein S5, translating into MSSTDRENSDGLLEKLIAVNRVAKTVKGGRQMSFTALTVVGDGEGKVGFGYGKAREVPVAISKAMERARRNMVSIDLNNGTLWYAIKANHGAARVFMQPASEGTGVIAGGAMRAVLEVVGVKNVLAKAVGSRNPINLVRATIKGLQAVASPKQIAAKRGKTVEEVLGNG
- the rpsM gene encoding 30S ribosomal protein S13; its protein translation is MARIAGVNLPVQKHVWVGLQSIYGIGRSRAKKVCADAGVVPTTAIKSLSEGEVEKLRAEIGKYVVEGDLRREVGIAIKRLMDLGCYRGLRHRRGLPVRGQRTRTNARTRKGPRRAIKK
- the rpsK gene encoding 30S ribosomal protein S11 codes for the protein MAKPVKTKKKIKRVVTDAVAHVQASFNNTIVTITDRQGNALSWATAGGAGFRGSRKSTPFAAQVAAEKAGRAAGDYGVKTVEVRIKGPGPGRESAVRSLNALGYKVLNIIDVTPIPHNGCRPPKKRRV
- the rplO gene encoding 50S ribosomal protein L15; its protein translation is MRLNDIKPAAGSRKTRLRVGRGIGSGLGKTAGRGHKGQHARAGGTHKYGFEGGQMPLQRRLPKVGFRSLKKAESQEVFLYQLANLKVDEINPVVLHQAGLIDSRAKKVKVVAKGEIGRAVKLIGILATVGAKAAIEAAGGSVE
- the rpmD gene encoding 50S ribosomal protein L30 is translated as MANNDKTVRVRLVKGLRGVQSRHRLSVKALGLNKLNDVRELKDSPQVRGLINTVYYLVRVEE
- the rpsD gene encoding 30S ribosomal protein S4, whose translation is MARYRGATCKLARREGADLSLKSPARAIDSKCKLENKPGQHGANKRMRMSDYANQLREKQKVKRIYGVLERQFSNYYTKASNLKGNTGENLLRLLESRLDNVVYRMGFAVTRAQARQLVSHKAVLVNGKKVNIPSYQVRPGDAIALTERARTQLRVQEAATVFDTMDLRPQWVEVDSKKFEGTFKSTPDRGDLPSDINESLIVELYSK
- the rplF gene encoding 50S ribosomal protein L6, with translation MSRVAKKPISLPKGVELNVAENSISVKGPKGTLSTHHLPGVTVAVDNGTVNIQVAEGAEDKFGGTARALLANMVKGVSDGYERKLELVGVGYRAAMAGKDLNLSLGFSHPVVFKAPEGISLETPSQTEILIKGSDKQLVGEVAAKIRGYRPPEPYKGKGVRYSGEKITLKEAKKA
- the secY gene encoding preprotein translocase subunit SecY; protein product: MAAAQGSSLGSLGKLTELRQRIFFVLGALIVFRLGSFIPVPGVNPEAMTNLIEQGGGLLNMFNMFSGGSLARFSVFALGVVPYISASIVVQMMGSVIPSLQALRKEGESGRRKMTMYTRFGTVGLAAFQAFGIAVALQKQVAQGGAPVVYTPGFGFIMASIVGLTAGTMFLMWLGEQITERGIGNGISLLIFAGIVAGLPGAVAHTLTMANNGELSVLRLIMVIALILAVTAFVVFMERAQRRITVNYARRSGGQRAYMNQTSHLPLKINMAGVIPPIFASSLLMFPTTAATWFGQGHQARWLQDLVQALAPGEPLHDILFAVLVITFAFFYTAIVFNSQETADNLKRSGALIPGIRPGHATANYIDGVMTRLTGIGAIYLVLVCLVPTFMQNLWHVPFYFGGTSLLIVVVVVMDFTAQVQAHLVSHQYESLLKKANLRRN
- the rpoA gene encoding DNA-directed RNA polymerase subunit alpha; this translates as MAVSSTSVLRPRGLSVEQLGSNRAKVVVEPLERGFGHTLGNALRRVLLSSIPGSAIVEVEIDGVLHEYTTLEGLQEDVIEVLLNLKDVAIRQHTGDEVTLTLAKKGKGVVTAGDIAVDHSVEIINPEHVICHLTKDIALNMRLKVRRGVGYQPASTRQHPDEEARPIGRLQLDASFAPVLRVAYEVDAARVEQRTNLDKLVLDIETNGTIGAEDAVRKAAEILNDQLSVFGDFSRRESATDKAEKGGFDPLLLRPIDDLELTVRSANCLKAESIYYIGDLVQKTEVELLKTPNLGKKSLTEIKDVLGGRGLALGMKLENWPPPGLSHGMQLG
- the rplR gene encoding 50S ribosomal protein L18; amino-acid sequence: MNKNESRLRRAKSTRSHIRKLAVARLSVHRTGQHLYAQVFDASGKNVVAAASTVQKSVAEGLKGTKNLEAAAAVGKAVAERAMAAGIESVAFDRSGFRYHGRIKALADAAREAGLKF